A DNA window from Anopheles moucheti unplaced genomic scaffold, idAnoMoucSN_F20_07 putative_Y_71, whole genome shotgun sequence contains the following coding sequences:
- the LOC128309304 gene encoding uncharacterized protein LOC128309304, giving the protein MAVDVDSKYIINIFPYLGKNNERPAKERLGDFVVKKLVDPYLNRGRNVTCDNFFTSLELAKFLKSKKTSLVGTVNKARREVPICVKNAKEKLYFTKAFKSDDITLTVYQGNTKKNVVLLSSMLRDVRTGNDKKSKPETVSFYNSTKYGVDVVDQMSGINAWVLYKELTKEKISRREFLFKLGEELAKEYVEKKSANANLPVSGAGGS; this is encoded by the exons ATGGCTGTTGACGTAGATTCGAAATATATTATTAACATCTTTCCTTATCTCggaaaaaataatgaacgtCCTGCGAAGGAGAGACTAGGAGATTTTGTAGTCAAAAAATTAGTAGATCCGTACTTAAACAGAGGAAGAAACGTAACTTGTGATAATTTTTTCACTTCCTTAGAATTAGCAAAGTTTTTGAAATCCAAAAAAACTAGCTTAGTTGGCACAGTCAACAAGGCTAGAAGGGAAGTGCCGATCTGCGTAAAGAACGCCAAAGAGAAACTTTACTTTACCAAAGCGTTCAAAAGCGACGACATAACTCTTACAGTCTATCAAGGAAACACTAAAAAAAATGTCGTTTTACTGAGTTCAATGCTTCGTGATGTAAGAACTGgaaacgataaaaaatcaaagcCTGAAACTGTGTCTTTTTACAACTCGACCAAATATGGAGTCGATGTGGTTGACCAAATGT CGGGAATCAATGCTTGGGTCTTGTACAAAGAACttacaaaagaaaagataTCTAGACGCGAATTTCTTTTCAAACTAGGCGAAGAACTTGCCAAAGAGTACGTTGAAAAAAAGAGCGCCAACGCTAACTTGCCTGTGTCAGGTGCTGGAGGTTCTC